A single genomic interval of Daucus carota subsp. sativus chromosome 1, DH1 v3.0, whole genome shotgun sequence harbors:
- the LOC108206529 gene encoding uncharacterized protein LOC108206529 isoform X3: MNRYERFFASQVVRVARDISSAILPEVYSTNKDAWRNIDSNLTDVPYSRSLQICLHGFLLTTGNNGMIAFDLNKEVFVCDIKLPVNISGGGHRFLYDARVVVFKDSVAFITSTFSKPHRMNLWTLDDEACLRGGGVQASWTLKLNIGLDEDFYYFQGLYNSIDLLFLYMGKCFLYNLDMNLSRYKYPREFSYFEEDAFKYSESLLSFAGSIPVNWPADKEDNYESEVDLEDCNYDSEVDLEDCNYDSEVDLEAGNYEREVDLEAGNCESEVYLEVDTEESNVASEDDKESSEDSEYDPEESITDSEDDNVESYEDDIEESSEADNGECSDDSAKCPERSDSGVVQFTSYNFFRKSFNSEDHLPRLVAGSPKI, translated from the exons ATGAATAGATATGAAAGATTCTTCGCAAGCCAG gTTGTTAGAGTTGCTAGAGATATTTCGAGTGCCATTTTGCCCGAGGTCTATTCTACAAACAAGGATGCTTGGAGAAATATTGATTCTAACTTGACTGATGTACCCTACAGCAGAAGTTTACAGATATGCCTCCACGGATTTTTGCTTACGACTGGAAATAATGGTATGATAGCTTTTGATCTAAACAAGGAGGTGTTTGTTTGTGATATTAAGCTTCCTGTCAACATTAGTGGTGGTGGTCATCGTTTCTTATATGATGCTCGTGTCGTTGTCTTCAAGGATTCTGTTGCTTTTATTACCTCTACGTTTTCTAAACCGCATAGGATGAACTTGTGGACATTAGATGACGAGGCATGCCTTCGTGGTGGTGGAGTCCAGGCATCATGGACTCTAAAGCTTAATATTGGTCTTGATGAAGACTTTTACTATTTCCAGGGCCTTTATAACAGCATTGACTTATTATTCCTTTATATGGGAAAGTGCTTCCTGTACAATTTAGACATGAATTTGAGCAGATATAAATATCCTAGAGAGTTTAGTTATTTTGAAGAAGACGCTTTCAAGTATTCGGAGAGCCTGCTTTCATTTGCAGGATCTATACCAGTCAACTGGCCTGCTGATAAAGAAGATAATTATGAAAGTGAAGTGGATCTGGAAGATTGTAATTATGATAGCGAAGTGGATCTGGAAGATTGTAATTATGATAGCGAAGTGGATCTGGAAGCTGGTAATTATGAAAGAGAAGTGGATCTGGAAGCTGGTAATTGTGAAAGCGAAGTGTATCTGGAAGTTGATACCGAGGAAAGCAATGTTGCCTCTGAAGATGATAAGGAAAGCAGTGAAGATTCCGAATATGATCCTGAGGAGAGCATTACTGATTCCGAAGATGATAATGTGGAGAGCTACGAAGACGATATTGAGGAAAGCTCTGAAGCTGATAATGGGGAATGCAGTGATGATTCTGCTA AGTGTCCGGAAAGAAGTGACAGCGGCGTTGTACAGTTTACTTCTTATAACTTCTTTAGGAAATCATTTAATAGCGAGGATCATCTTCCAAGACTTGTAGCCGGCtctccaaaaatttaa
- the LOC108206529 gene encoding uncharacterized protein LOC108206529 isoform X1: MGTRADKGERLTEVDLLIEVLSRLRVKPLLRCKSVSKSWYALISSPNFIKSHLQRAITSCAVDDEDENNLIVHYHRHWDRLEYKEADGSFKLFNLGIGYTTTNLKFPYPQGEYPIDPPSLLVGFVCGIACVCVDDSDDFNKFFVPTANLPSNIYLWNPAIKQSKLIRPHTIHADDKTEVALGFGFDPIDFDFKVVRVARDISSAILPEVYSTNKDAWRNIDSNLTDVPYSRSLQICLHGFLLTTGNNGMIAFDLNKEVFVCDIKLPVNISGGGHRFLYDARVVVFKDSVAFITSTFSKPHRMNLWTLDDEACLRGGGVQASWTLKLNIGLDEDFYYFQGLYNSIDLLFLYMGKCFLYNLDMNLSRYKYPREFSYFEEDAFKYSESLLSFAGSIPVNWPADKEDNYESEVDLEDCNYDSEVDLEDCNYDSEVDLEAGNYEREVDLEAGNCESEVYLEVDTEESNVASEDDKESSEDSEYDPEESITDSEDDNVESYEDDIEESSEADNGECSDDSAKCPERSDSGVVQFTSYNFFRKSFNSEDHLPRLVAGSPKI; this comes from the exons ATGGGGACGAGAGCCGACAAGGGCGAAAGGTTGACAGAAGTGGACTTGTTAATTGAGGTGCTTTCGAGGCTTCGTGTGAAGCCCTTGCTTCGTTGCAAATCCGTGTCTAAATCATGGTACGCTCTCATTTCAAGCCCTAATTTTATCAAATCTCATCTTCAACGTGCAATCACAAGCTGTGCTGTAGATGATGAGGATGAAAATAATCTCATAGTTCACTACCATAGACATTGGGATCGTCTTGAATATAAAGAAGCAGACGGCTCATTCAAACTCTTTAACCTCGGTATTGGTTATACTACGACAAATCTTAAATTTCCTTACCCTCAAGGTGAGTATCCCATCGATCCTCCCTCTCTTCTCGTTGGTTTTGTTTGCGGGATTGCTTGTGTTTGTGTTGATGACTCTGATGATTTCAATAAATTCTTTGTGCCTACTGCTAATCTTCCAAGTAATATATACCTTTGGAATCCCGCGATTAAACAATCTAAACTTATTCGTCCGCATACTATACATGCTGATGACAAGACAGAAGTTGCTTTAGGCTTTGGATTtgatcccattgattttgattttaaggTTGTTAGAGTTGCTAGAGATATTTCGAGTGCCATTTTGCCCGAGGTCTATTCTACAAACAAGGATGCTTGGAGAAATATTGATTCTAACTTGACTGATGTACCCTACAGCAGAAGTTTACAGATATGCCTCCACGGATTTTTGCTTACGACTGGAAATAATGGTATGATAGCTTTTGATCTAAACAAGGAGGTGTTTGTTTGTGATATTAAGCTTCCTGTCAACATTAGTGGTGGTGGTCATCGTTTCTTATATGATGCTCGTGTCGTTGTCTTCAAGGATTCTGTTGCTTTTATTACCTCTACGTTTTCTAAACCGCATAGGATGAACTTGTGGACATTAGATGACGAGGCATGCCTTCGTGGTGGTGGAGTCCAGGCATCATGGACTCTAAAGCTTAATATTGGTCTTGATGAAGACTTTTACTATTTCCAGGGCCTTTATAACAGCATTGACTTATTATTCCTTTATATGGGAAAGTGCTTCCTGTACAATTTAGACATGAATTTGAGCAGATATAAATATCCTAGAGAGTTTAGTTATTTTGAAGAAGACGCTTTCAAGTATTCGGAGAGCCTGCTTTCATTTGCAGGATCTATACCAGTCAACTGGCCTGCTGATAAAGAAGATAATTATGAAAGTGAAGTGGATCTGGAAGATTGTAATTATGATAGCGAAGTGGATCTGGAAGATTGTAATTATGATAGCGAAGTGGATCTGGAAGCTGGTAATTATGAAAGAGAAGTGGATCTGGAAGCTGGTAATTGTGAAAGCGAAGTGTATCTGGAAGTTGATACCGAGGAAAGCAATGTTGCCTCTGAAGATGATAAGGAAAGCAGTGAAGATTCCGAATATGATCCTGAGGAGAGCATTACTGATTCCGAAGATGATAATGTGGAGAGCTACGAAGACGATATTGAGGAAAGCTCTGAAGCTGATAATGGGGAATGCAGTGATGATTCTGCTA AGTGTCCGGAAAGAAGTGACAGCGGCGTTGTACAGTTTACTTCTTATAACTTCTTTAGGAAATCATTTAATAGCGAGGATCATCTTCCAAGACTTGTAGCCGGCtctccaaaaatttaa
- the LOC108206529 gene encoding F-box/kelch-repeat protein At3g06240 isoform X2 encodes MGTRADKGERLTEVDLLIEVLSRLRVKPLLRCKSVSKSWYALISSPNFIKSHLQRAITSCAVDDEDENNLIVHYHRHWDRLEYKEADGSFKLFNLGIGYTTTNLKFPYPQGEYPIDPPSLLVGFVCGIACVCVDDSDDFNKFFVPTANLPSNIYLWNPAIKQSKLIRPHTIHADDKTEVALGFGFDPIDFDFKVVRVARDISSAILPEVYSTNKDAWRNIDSNLTDVPYSRSLQICLHGFLLTTGNNGSIPVNWPADKEDNYESEVDLEDCNYDSEVDLEDCNYDSEVDLEAGNYEREVDLEAGNCESEVYLEVDTEESNVASEDDKESSEDSEYDPEESITDSEDDNVESYEDDIEESSEADNGECSDDSAKCPERSDSGVVQFTSYNFFRKSFNSEDHLPRLVAGSPKI; translated from the exons ATGGGGACGAGAGCCGACAAGGGCGAAAGGTTGACAGAAGTGGACTTGTTAATTGAGGTGCTTTCGAGGCTTCGTGTGAAGCCCTTGCTTCGTTGCAAATCCGTGTCTAAATCATGGTACGCTCTCATTTCAAGCCCTAATTTTATCAAATCTCATCTTCAACGTGCAATCACAAGCTGTGCTGTAGATGATGAGGATGAAAATAATCTCATAGTTCACTACCATAGACATTGGGATCGTCTTGAATATAAAGAAGCAGACGGCTCATTCAAACTCTTTAACCTCGGTATTGGTTATACTACGACAAATCTTAAATTTCCTTACCCTCAAGGTGAGTATCCCATCGATCCTCCCTCTCTTCTCGTTGGTTTTGTTTGCGGGATTGCTTGTGTTTGTGTTGATGACTCTGATGATTTCAATAAATTCTTTGTGCCTACTGCTAATCTTCCAAGTAATATATACCTTTGGAATCCCGCGATTAAACAATCTAAACTTATTCGTCCGCATACTATACATGCTGATGACAAGACAGAAGTTGCTTTAGGCTTTGGATTtgatcccattgattttgattttaaggTTGTTAGAGTTGCTAGAGATATTTCGAGTGCCATTTTGCCCGAGGTCTATTCTACAAACAAGGATGCTTGGAGAAATATTGATTCTAACTTGACTGATGTACCCTACAGCAGAAGTTTACAGATATGCCTCCACGGATTTTTGCTTACGACTGGAAATAATG GATCTATACCAGTCAACTGGCCTGCTGATAAAGAAGATAATTATGAAAGTGAAGTGGATCTGGAAGATTGTAATTATGATAGCGAAGTGGATCTGGAAGATTGTAATTATGATAGCGAAGTGGATCTGGAAGCTGGTAATTATGAAAGAGAAGTGGATCTGGAAGCTGGTAATTGTGAAAGCGAAGTGTATCTGGAAGTTGATACCGAGGAAAGCAATGTTGCCTCTGAAGATGATAAGGAAAGCAGTGAAGATTCCGAATATGATCCTGAGGAGAGCATTACTGATTCCGAAGATGATAATGTGGAGAGCTACGAAGACGATATTGAGGAAAGCTCTGAAGCTGATAATGGGGAATGCAGTGATGATTCTGCTA AGTGTCCGGAAAGAAGTGACAGCGGCGTTGTACAGTTTACTTCTTATAACTTCTTTAGGAAATCATTTAATAGCGAGGATCATCTTCCAAGACTTGTAGCCGGCtctccaaaaatttaa